A DNA window from Accipiter gentilis chromosome 30, bAccGen1.1, whole genome shotgun sequence contains the following coding sequences:
- the ANGEL2 gene encoding protein angel homolog 2 isoform X1, which translates to MLPRHMQRLGRDWITHWNGSQILALNSPVSSCMRWAGHYPWASFPPPVPGDFSANWRLPPFFGPWTQFQNSNWQLDNFTQSSCFHLPNPSMKSEGEEPLTKKRRLSGQHDTSTPEEETNSSNQKEALCLSVAQNEEKQSSKKGTVKRHWEYFCQHSGTMKIFENKETDQSNTESEAKFDFTVMSYNILSQNLLEDNSHLYKHCRQRLLIWTYRFPNILQEIKQLDADVLCLQEVQEDHYRTEIKSSLESLGYHCEYKMRTGRKPDGCAICFKTSKFRLISSNPVEFFRHDIPLLDRDNVGLVLLLEPILHCKTNAAICIANTHLLYNPRRGDIKLTQLAMLLAEIASVAPQKDGTFCPIIICGDFNSVPGSPLYRFIKEGKLNYEGLAIGKVSGQEQFPRGRRILSIPIWPKKLGISQNCVYEIKQQQKEENAGEKLEAGEKLEAAKLDNTQEIVIASEKLSSKLQHHFKLSSVYSHYFPETGIPEVTTCHSRSAVTVDYIFYSAANDDTAVQPVAAKTHQMVQERRGTSADSSPHIRVQNETKLEFSRSRRSCSWRSETSWQAGTSNRERSLDC; encoded by the exons ATGCTGCCCCGTCACATGCAGAGGCTGGGAAGAGACTGGATCACCCACTGGAATGGTTCTCAGATACTTGCCTTGAACAGCCCAGTTTCCAGCTGTATGAGATGGGCTGGACACTATCCCTGGGCCTCATTTCCACCCCCTGTTCCAGGTGATTTCTCAGCAAACTGGAGACTCCCTCCATTTTTTGGGCCTTGGACACAATTTCAGAACTCTAATTGGCAGCTTGATAATTTCACGCAAAGTTCTTGCTTTCACCTACCTAACCCCAGTATGAAATCTGAGGGAGAAGAGCCATTGACAAAGAAGAGAAGACTCAGTGGCCAGCATGATACTTCAACTcctgaagaagaaacaaactcCTCCAATCAGAAGGAAGCATTGTGTCTTTCTGTagcacagaatgaagaaaaacagagcagcaagaaag GAACTGTCAAAAGACATTGGGAATATTTCTGTCAGCACAGTGGAACAatgaaaatctttgaaaataaagaaactgACCAAAGCAATACAGAAAGTGAGGCAAAATTTGATTTTACAGTCATGTCCTACAATATCCTCTCACAGAATCTGTTAGAAGATAACTCCCACCTGTACAAACACTGCAGGCAACGGTTGTTAATCTGGACATACAGATTTCCCAACATTCTACAAGAAATCAAACAGCTGGATGCAGAT GTACTCTGTTTACAAGAAGTCCAAGAAGACCACTACAGAACAGAGATCAAGTCAAGTTTGGAATCCCTGG GATATCACTGTGAGTATAAaatgaggacagggagaaaacCTGATGGCTGTGCCATTTGCTTCAAAACTTCCAAATTTCGCCTGATTTCATCAAACCCTGTGGAATTTTTTCGCCACGATATTCCACTCTTGGACAGGGATAACGTTGGACTGGTGTTGCTTTTGGAGCCTATACTTCACTGTAAAACTAATGCTGCAATCTGTATAGCCAATACACATCTGCTGTATAACCCAAGGCGAGGGGACATCAAACTGACCCAACTTGCAATGCTCCTGGCAGAGATTGCTAGTGTTGCCCCTCAGAAGGATGGTACCTTCTGTCCCATTATTATCTGTGGTGACTTCAATTCTGTTCCTGGTTCTCCATTGTACAGATTTATAAAGGAAGGAAAGTTAAATTATGAAGGACTTGCTATAGGGAAG GTCTCTGGACAAGAACAGTTTCCAAGGGGACGAAGAATCTTATCTATTCCAATTTGGCCAAAAAAATTAGGTATTTCACAAAACTGTGTatatgaaataaaacagcaacaaaaagaagaaaatgcag gagaaaaattggaagcaggagaaaaattgGAAGCAGCAAAACTGGACAACACTCAGGAGATTGTAATAGCATCTGAAAA GTTATCCTCAAAATTGCAGCATCATTTTAAATTGTCTTCAGTATATTCTCATTACTTTCCTGAAACTGGGATACCAGAAGTAACAACTTGTCACTCCCGAAGTGCTGTCACTGTGGATTATATCTTCTATTCTGCAGCAAATGATGATACTGCTGTCCAGCCAG TTGCAGCCAAAACTCACCAGATGGTGCAAGAAAGACGTGGTACCTCCGCGG ATTCTTCACCCCACATCAGAGTACAGAATGAGACCAAACTTGAATTCTCCAG gAGCAGAAGATCCTGTTCATGGAGGTCTGAAACTTCTTGGCAGGCTGGCACTTCTAACAGAGAAAGATCTTTGGACTGTTAA
- the ANGEL2 gene encoding protein angel homolog 2 isoform X4, with product MLPRHMQRLGRDWITHWNGSQILALNSPVSSCMRWAGHYPWASFPPPVPGDFSANWRLPPFFGPWTQFQNSNWQLDNFTQSSCFHLPNPSMKSEGEEPLTKKRRLSGQHDTSTPEEETNSSNQKEALCLSVAQNEEKQSSKKGTVKRHWEYFCQHSGTMKIFENKETDQSNTESEAKFDFTVMSYNILSQNLLEDNSHLYKHCRQRLLIWTYRFPNILQEIKQLDADVLCLQEVQEDHYRTEIKSSLESLGYHCEYKMRTGRKPDGCAICFKTSKFRLISSNPVEFFRHDIPLLDRDNVGLVLLLEPILHCKTNAAICIANTHLLYNPRRGDIKLTQLAMLLAEIASVAPQKDGTFCPIIICGDFNSVPGSPLYRFIKEGKLNYEGLAIGKVSGQEQFPRGRRILSIPIWPKKLGISQNCVYEIKQQQKEENAGEKLEAAKLDNTQEIVIASEKLSSKLQHHFKLSSVYSHYFPETGIPEVTTCHSRSAVTVDYIFYSAANDDTAVQPGAEDPVHGGLKLLGRLALLTEKDLWTVNGLPNENNSSDHLPLLAEFRLIER from the exons ATGCTGCCCCGTCACATGCAGAGGCTGGGAAGAGACTGGATCACCCACTGGAATGGTTCTCAGATACTTGCCTTGAACAGCCCAGTTTCCAGCTGTATGAGATGGGCTGGACACTATCCCTGGGCCTCATTTCCACCCCCTGTTCCAGGTGATTTCTCAGCAAACTGGAGACTCCCTCCATTTTTTGGGCCTTGGACACAATTTCAGAACTCTAATTGGCAGCTTGATAATTTCACGCAAAGTTCTTGCTTTCACCTACCTAACCCCAGTATGAAATCTGAGGGAGAAGAGCCATTGACAAAGAAGAGAAGACTCAGTGGCCAGCATGATACTTCAACTcctgaagaagaaacaaactcCTCCAATCAGAAGGAAGCATTGTGTCTTTCTGTagcacagaatgaagaaaaacagagcagcaagaaag GAACTGTCAAAAGACATTGGGAATATTTCTGTCAGCACAGTGGAACAatgaaaatctttgaaaataaagaaactgACCAAAGCAATACAGAAAGTGAGGCAAAATTTGATTTTACAGTCATGTCCTACAATATCCTCTCACAGAATCTGTTAGAAGATAACTCCCACCTGTACAAACACTGCAGGCAACGGTTGTTAATCTGGACATACAGATTTCCCAACATTCTACAAGAAATCAAACAGCTGGATGCAGAT GTACTCTGTTTACAAGAAGTCCAAGAAGACCACTACAGAACAGAGATCAAGTCAAGTTTGGAATCCCTGG GATATCACTGTGAGTATAAaatgaggacagggagaaaacCTGATGGCTGTGCCATTTGCTTCAAAACTTCCAAATTTCGCCTGATTTCATCAAACCCTGTGGAATTTTTTCGCCACGATATTCCACTCTTGGACAGGGATAACGTTGGACTGGTGTTGCTTTTGGAGCCTATACTTCACTGTAAAACTAATGCTGCAATCTGTATAGCCAATACACATCTGCTGTATAACCCAAGGCGAGGGGACATCAAACTGACCCAACTTGCAATGCTCCTGGCAGAGATTGCTAGTGTTGCCCCTCAGAAGGATGGTACCTTCTGTCCCATTATTATCTGTGGTGACTTCAATTCTGTTCCTGGTTCTCCATTGTACAGATTTATAAAGGAAGGAAAGTTAAATTATGAAGGACTTGCTATAGGGAAG GTCTCTGGACAAGAACAGTTTCCAAGGGGACGAAGAATCTTATCTATTCCAATTTGGCCAAAAAAATTAGGTATTTCACAAAACTGTGTatatgaaataaaacagcaacaaaaagaagaaaatgcag gagaaaaattgGAAGCAGCAAAACTGGACAACACTCAGGAGATTGTAATAGCATCTGAAAA GTTATCCTCAAAATTGCAGCATCATTTTAAATTGTCTTCAGTATATTCTCATTACTTTCCTGAAACTGGGATACCAGAAGTAACAACTTGTCACTCCCGAAGTGCTGTCACTGTGGATTATATCTTCTATTCTGCAGCAAATGATGATACTGCTGTCCAGCCAG gAGCAGAAGATCCTGTTCATGGAGGTCTGAAACTTCTTGGCAGGCTGGCACTTCTAACAGAGAAAGATCTTTGGACTGTTAATGGTCTTCCCAATGAAAATAACTCTTCTGACCACCTGCCATTGCTAGCAGAGTTCAGGCTTATTGAACGGTAA
- the ANGEL2 gene encoding protein angel homolog 2 isoform X3: protein MLPRHMQRLGRDWITHWNGSQILALNSPVSSCMRWAGHYPWASFPPPVPGDFSANWRLPPFFGPWTQFQNSNWQLDNFTQSSCFHLPNPSMKSEGEEPLTKKRRLSGQHDTSTPEEETNSSNQKEALCLSVAQNEEKQSSKKGTVKRHWEYFCQHSGTMKIFENKETDQSNTESEAKFDFTVMSYNILSQNLLEDNSHLYKHCRQRLLIWTYRFPNILQEIKQLDADVLCLQEVQEDHYRTEIKSSLESLGYHCEYKMRTGRKPDGCAICFKTSKFRLISSNPVEFFRHDIPLLDRDNVGLVLLLEPILHCKTNAAICIANTHLLYNPRRGDIKLTQLAMLLAEIASVAPQKDGTFCPIIICGDFNSVPGSPLYRFIKEGKLNYEGLAIGKVSGQEQFPRGRRILSIPIWPKKLGISQNCVYEIKQQQKEENAGEKLEAGEKLEAAKLDNTQEIVIASEKLSSKLQHHFKLSSVYSHYFPETGIPEVTTCHSRSAVTVDYIFYSAANDDTAVQPGAEDPVHGGLKLLGRLALLTEKDLWTVNGLPNENNSSDHLPLLAEFRLIER, encoded by the exons ATGCTGCCCCGTCACATGCAGAGGCTGGGAAGAGACTGGATCACCCACTGGAATGGTTCTCAGATACTTGCCTTGAACAGCCCAGTTTCCAGCTGTATGAGATGGGCTGGACACTATCCCTGGGCCTCATTTCCACCCCCTGTTCCAGGTGATTTCTCAGCAAACTGGAGACTCCCTCCATTTTTTGGGCCTTGGACACAATTTCAGAACTCTAATTGGCAGCTTGATAATTTCACGCAAAGTTCTTGCTTTCACCTACCTAACCCCAGTATGAAATCTGAGGGAGAAGAGCCATTGACAAAGAAGAGAAGACTCAGTGGCCAGCATGATACTTCAACTcctgaagaagaaacaaactcCTCCAATCAGAAGGAAGCATTGTGTCTTTCTGTagcacagaatgaagaaaaacagagcagcaagaaag GAACTGTCAAAAGACATTGGGAATATTTCTGTCAGCACAGTGGAACAatgaaaatctttgaaaataaagaaactgACCAAAGCAATACAGAAAGTGAGGCAAAATTTGATTTTACAGTCATGTCCTACAATATCCTCTCACAGAATCTGTTAGAAGATAACTCCCACCTGTACAAACACTGCAGGCAACGGTTGTTAATCTGGACATACAGATTTCCCAACATTCTACAAGAAATCAAACAGCTGGATGCAGAT GTACTCTGTTTACAAGAAGTCCAAGAAGACCACTACAGAACAGAGATCAAGTCAAGTTTGGAATCCCTGG GATATCACTGTGAGTATAAaatgaggacagggagaaaacCTGATGGCTGTGCCATTTGCTTCAAAACTTCCAAATTTCGCCTGATTTCATCAAACCCTGTGGAATTTTTTCGCCACGATATTCCACTCTTGGACAGGGATAACGTTGGACTGGTGTTGCTTTTGGAGCCTATACTTCACTGTAAAACTAATGCTGCAATCTGTATAGCCAATACACATCTGCTGTATAACCCAAGGCGAGGGGACATCAAACTGACCCAACTTGCAATGCTCCTGGCAGAGATTGCTAGTGTTGCCCCTCAGAAGGATGGTACCTTCTGTCCCATTATTATCTGTGGTGACTTCAATTCTGTTCCTGGTTCTCCATTGTACAGATTTATAAAGGAAGGAAAGTTAAATTATGAAGGACTTGCTATAGGGAAG GTCTCTGGACAAGAACAGTTTCCAAGGGGACGAAGAATCTTATCTATTCCAATTTGGCCAAAAAAATTAGGTATTTCACAAAACTGTGTatatgaaataaaacagcaacaaaaagaagaaaatgcag gagaaaaattggaagcaggagaaaaattgGAAGCAGCAAAACTGGACAACACTCAGGAGATTGTAATAGCATCTGAAAA GTTATCCTCAAAATTGCAGCATCATTTTAAATTGTCTTCAGTATATTCTCATTACTTTCCTGAAACTGGGATACCAGAAGTAACAACTTGTCACTCCCGAAGTGCTGTCACTGTGGATTATATCTTCTATTCTGCAGCAAATGATGATACTGCTGTCCAGCCAG gAGCAGAAGATCCTGTTCATGGAGGTCTGAAACTTCTTGGCAGGCTGGCACTTCTAACAGAGAAAGATCTTTGGACTGTTAATGGTCTTCCCAATGAAAATAACTCTTCTGACCACCTGCCATTGCTAGCAGAGTTCAGGCTTATTGAACGGTAA
- the ANGEL2 gene encoding protein angel homolog 2 isoform X2, which yields MLPRHMQRLGRDWITHWNGSQILALNSPVSSCMRWAGHYPWASFPPPVPGDFSANWRLPPFFGPWTQFQNSNWQLDNFTQSSCFHLPNPSMKSEGEEPLTKKRRLSGQHDTSTPEEETNSSNQKEALCLSVAQNEEKQSSKKGTVKRHWEYFCQHSGTMKIFENKETDQSNTESEAKFDFTVMSYNILSQNLLEDNSHLYKHCRQRLLIWTYRFPNILQEIKQLDADVLCLQEVQEDHYRTEIKSSLESLGYHCEYKMRTGRKPDGCAICFKTSKFRLISSNPVEFFRHDIPLLDRDNVGLVLLLEPILHCKTNAAICIANTHLLYNPRRGDIKLTQLAMLLAEIASVAPQKDGTFCPIIICGDFNSVPGSPLYRFIKEGKLNYEGLAIGKVSGQEQFPRGRRILSIPIWPKKLGISQNCVYEIKQQQKEENAGEKLEAAKLDNTQEIVIASEKLSSKLQHHFKLSSVYSHYFPETGIPEVTTCHSRSAVTVDYIFYSAANDDTAVQPVAAKTHQMVQERRGTSADSSPHIRVQNETKLEFSRSRRSCSWRSETSWQAGTSNRERSLDC from the exons ATGCTGCCCCGTCACATGCAGAGGCTGGGAAGAGACTGGATCACCCACTGGAATGGTTCTCAGATACTTGCCTTGAACAGCCCAGTTTCCAGCTGTATGAGATGGGCTGGACACTATCCCTGGGCCTCATTTCCACCCCCTGTTCCAGGTGATTTCTCAGCAAACTGGAGACTCCCTCCATTTTTTGGGCCTTGGACACAATTTCAGAACTCTAATTGGCAGCTTGATAATTTCACGCAAAGTTCTTGCTTTCACCTACCTAACCCCAGTATGAAATCTGAGGGAGAAGAGCCATTGACAAAGAAGAGAAGACTCAGTGGCCAGCATGATACTTCAACTcctgaagaagaaacaaactcCTCCAATCAGAAGGAAGCATTGTGTCTTTCTGTagcacagaatgaagaaaaacagagcagcaagaaag GAACTGTCAAAAGACATTGGGAATATTTCTGTCAGCACAGTGGAACAatgaaaatctttgaaaataaagaaactgACCAAAGCAATACAGAAAGTGAGGCAAAATTTGATTTTACAGTCATGTCCTACAATATCCTCTCACAGAATCTGTTAGAAGATAACTCCCACCTGTACAAACACTGCAGGCAACGGTTGTTAATCTGGACATACAGATTTCCCAACATTCTACAAGAAATCAAACAGCTGGATGCAGAT GTACTCTGTTTACAAGAAGTCCAAGAAGACCACTACAGAACAGAGATCAAGTCAAGTTTGGAATCCCTGG GATATCACTGTGAGTATAAaatgaggacagggagaaaacCTGATGGCTGTGCCATTTGCTTCAAAACTTCCAAATTTCGCCTGATTTCATCAAACCCTGTGGAATTTTTTCGCCACGATATTCCACTCTTGGACAGGGATAACGTTGGACTGGTGTTGCTTTTGGAGCCTATACTTCACTGTAAAACTAATGCTGCAATCTGTATAGCCAATACACATCTGCTGTATAACCCAAGGCGAGGGGACATCAAACTGACCCAACTTGCAATGCTCCTGGCAGAGATTGCTAGTGTTGCCCCTCAGAAGGATGGTACCTTCTGTCCCATTATTATCTGTGGTGACTTCAATTCTGTTCCTGGTTCTCCATTGTACAGATTTATAAAGGAAGGAAAGTTAAATTATGAAGGACTTGCTATAGGGAAG GTCTCTGGACAAGAACAGTTTCCAAGGGGACGAAGAATCTTATCTATTCCAATTTGGCCAAAAAAATTAGGTATTTCACAAAACTGTGTatatgaaataaaacagcaacaaaaagaagaaaatgcag gagaaaaattgGAAGCAGCAAAACTGGACAACACTCAGGAGATTGTAATAGCATCTGAAAA GTTATCCTCAAAATTGCAGCATCATTTTAAATTGTCTTCAGTATATTCTCATTACTTTCCTGAAACTGGGATACCAGAAGTAACAACTTGTCACTCCCGAAGTGCTGTCACTGTGGATTATATCTTCTATTCTGCAGCAAATGATGATACTGCTGTCCAGCCAG TTGCAGCCAAAACTCACCAGATGGTGCAAGAAAGACGTGGTACCTCCGCGG ATTCTTCACCCCACATCAGAGTACAGAATGAGACCAAACTTGAATTCTCCAG gAGCAGAAGATCCTGTTCATGGAGGTCTGAAACTTCTTGGCAGGCTGGCACTTCTAACAGAGAAAGATCTTTGGACTGTTAA